A region of the Amycolatopsis sp. cg13 genome:
CGGGCGGCGCGGGCTCGAGGACATCCTGCTCGCTGTAGGCGAACACCGGGACCAGTTCCATCTGCTGCTGAAACAGCTCGCCGCGCTCGGTTTGGTCACCGAAGCGGCGAAGAAGAGCGCGAAACGAGTCGAGACCGGTCTGTGGTCGCTGCGAGCCCGGCACTACCAGCCAGCGCTCATGGACCGGCGCTGGCAAAGCCTCATCGCGGTCCACGGCAGCGGACGGATCGCCGTGGCGGTCGCCGCGCTGCTCGCGGCGTCCGGAGTCGGGCACCTCGACATCCGCGCGTCCGGCAGGGTCAACGAAGCCGACCTCGGCTCCGGGTTCACGCCGGCTGAGCTGGGTCAGCCCAGGCAACGCGCGATCCGGACCGTCGTCGCCCGGGTCGCGCCCGACGTCACCACCGCCCGGAATCAGCGCCGCCTCCCCGACCTCGTGCTGCTCACCGACACGCTCGTCCCGCCGCCGGAAGAGGTGGCCGAACTGGTCGACTCGGCCACCTCGCACCTGCCGGTCCGGGTGTGGGAGGGCACGGGCATCGTCGGGCCGCTCGTGGTGCCCGGCCGCAGCGCCTGCCTCCGCTGCTGTGACCTGCACCGGACCGACGCTGATCTGTCGTGGCCAAGGATCGCGACGCAGCTGGTCGGCCGGATTCCACGGGCTGATCTGGGTGCCGTGCACGCCTGCGCCTCGCTCGCCGTCGCGCAGGCGATGCGGCTGCTCTCGCCGAGCGAAACCCCGCCGCCCGCTTGGAACGCCACGCTGGAGATCGACAACTTCGACGGAAAGTTGCACCGCAAGGACTGGGAGCCACATCCGGACTGCGGTTGCGGAGCGCCCGTGCCCGTCGAGGAAGGGCCCTTACTGGCGGAGGAGGCTTCCGAGGAGGTGCTGCAAGAGACGTAGGCCACACCTGGGTGCCGTCAGCAGGCTGCGGGCGTCGTGCTCATCAAGGCAGAATCGCAGGGTGACCGACTTTCGCGACCGAACCGGAGACCGCGATTCCGCCATGCCGCGTCGCGGTGCCGCCCGTACCGCGAAGCTGGCGAGCCTTCCGCTCGGCATCGCCGGACGAGCCGTGGGCGGCTGGGGCAAGCGGCTGGCCGGGCAGAGCGCTGAGCAGGTGAGCGCGACGCTCTCGGCCAAGGCCGCTGAGCAGCTGTTCGAGGTGCTGGGCACGCTCAAGGGCGGCGCGATGAAGTTCGGGCAGGCGCTGAGCGTCTTCGAGGCCGCGGTGCCGGACGACATGGCGCAGCCGTATCGGGAAGCGCTCACGAAGCTGCAGTCGGCCGCGCCGCCGATGCCTGCCCGGCAGACCCATCGCGTGCTCGCCGAGCAGCTGGGCCGGTCCTGGGTCGGACGGTTCTCGCACTTCGACGACGAACCGGCCGCCGCGGCGAGCATCGGCCAGGTGCACCGCGCGACCTGGCACGACGGCCGCGAGGTGGCGGTCAAGGTCCAGTACCCGGGCGCGGACGAGGCGCTGCGCAGCGACCTGCGCCAGTTGCAGCGCTTCAGCAGGCTGTTCCAGGCATTCGTGCCCGGCACCGACGTGAAACCGCTGCTCACGGAGCTGGCCGAGCGGATGGACGAGGAGCTCGACTACCTCGCCGAAGCCGACAACCAGCGCGCGTTCGCGAAGGCGTTCGAGGGCGACCCCGAATTCCTGATCCCGCGCGTCGTGGCGAGCGCGCCGAAGGTGGTGGTCAGCGAGTGGGCCACCGGCACCCCGCTGGCCAAAATCATCTCGGACGGCGATCCGGCCACCCGCAACCTCGCCGGACGGCTTCTCGCGGAATTCCACTACTCGTCTCCGGCGCGGGCGAATCTCCTGCACTCTGACCCGCACCCCGGCAACTTCATGCTGACCGGCGACGGCAGGCTGTGCGTGATCGACTTCGGCGGCGTCGCGAAGCTGCCGCACGGAATTCCGCGGCACCTGGGCGAAATCACGCGACTCGCCTTGGACGGCCACTCCGACGAACTGATGCGGCTGCTGCGCGAAAACCGTTTCGTGCGCGCGGATTCATCCCTCGAAGCGGACGAGGTGCTGGCCTATCTCGCACCGTTCACCGAGCCGCTGGCCGAGCCGACGTTCCACTTCACGCGCCGCTGGATGCAACGGCAAGCGGGGCGCGTCGGAGATTCCCGCGGCAACGACTTCCACGTCGGCCGCTCGCTGAACCTGCCGCCGGAGTACCTGATGATCCACCGGGTCACGGCAGGATCGACGGGCATTCTCTGCCAGCTCGACGCCGAGATCCCGGCTCGCGGCATCGTGGAACGGTGGCAGCCGGGGTTCGCCGCCTGAGTTGTCCACAAGCCGGGGCGACAACGCCGAGTTGTCCACAGATTGCGCAGGGTGGTTTCGCGGAGTTGATCAAGCCGTCATTCTCGAGGTATGACGACTACGACAAGCACAGACTCCCTCGCTTTCGGTGACCTGGTCTCGCACGGAGTTCTCCATCGACGGCACCTGCGCGTCGCGGGGATTTCGGATCGAAGAGCCGCACAGCTTTCCGGCCCGGGCGGACCGTGGCGACAGGTGTACTCCGGCGTGTACCTCGTGCACGACAAACCTCCGAGCCGGGAAGAACTCCTGCACGCGGCCGTTGCCCGGTACGGTCCAGGAACCGTCATCACCGGCACAGATGCGTTGTGCGCACACGGAATCAGCCATCCGCGAACTCCGGAGATCCATCTTTTGGTGCCGCACAACCGAAGGCCGGCCAACGAGCCGAGCGTCATCACGTACCGCACCGCGCGGATGCCCGAAGCGATCCTGATCGACGGCCTGCCCTACGCAAGCGCCGCCCGCGCCGCTCTCGACCTCGCCCGGCGGGAAAACGATCCGGACGAGATCGCAAGATTGGTCTCGTTGCCGCTGTACTGGGGCCTGGCAGACCGCGCCGAACTGACGCGCGAACTGGACAACGGAAACCAGCGGGGCTCAGCAGCCGTGCGCACGGTCCTGCGCAGCCTCGACGACCAAGAAACCTTCGCGCACGGACAAGCACTCCGGGTCCTCCAGCGAACGCCGCTGCCGATCCCACAATGGAACGTCGCGGTCTGCGATCGTCGCGGCAGACGACTCGGCACCGCAGATGCTTGGTGGGACGAAATCGGTCTCGCCTGGCGCTACCGCACCGCAGCCGGCCCCGAAGACTTCAGCCACCTAGCCCTAGCCGCGACGGGCACCGTGTTGTTTCGGTGCACCCCACGCCAGCTTCGGGATTCACCTGAGGAGATGAGCACCGAGCTTCTCAACGCCTACCGCCATGCGGCGCGCACACCCCGCCCGAAAGTGCGCGCTGTCTACAAGACGGGAAATGCCGCATGACCCAAATCTGACGCACAGGCAGGACGCCTCTCGGCGCTCGACATGCCGGAATTGATGCGCGCGCAACCTGAGTCGCCGATATTCGCCGAACAGCCTGCCGTCGGCCTACCGAAAACCAGCTACTTCCAACCGAGGGCACCAGTATCCGGCGGACAGGCTTCCGTCGACCTACCGAAAAACTGGCTCGCCCCGTCCAGGGCACCGATATTCGCTCAACAGACCGCCGTTGACCGCCCGAATCTGGCTGTCCGCGATCCGGTCACCAGTATTCGTCCGGCAGCTTGCCCTCGATGTCGCGGACGTGGTTGCGCGCGCAGTCCGGGCAGAGCCAGCGCTGTTCGCCGTTTTCCTTGGTGCTGACCCAGGCCAGGGCCGCGAGCGGGTCAGTTTCGGCAGCACGTGCTCGGCCGCACCGGGAGCACGTCGGGCCGGGCGCGGTCATGGTCGACGTCCGTGGTGCACGGTGCGCGCGCCGAGCAGGAAGAGGTCGCGGCGTTTGCCGAGGTAATGGGAGCTGTCCGGATCGAGCAAAGAAGCCAGCGTCGCGCGGTCTTCCTCCGCGAGATGGTCGGCACCGTGCGTCGCGAGACGGGAAAG
Encoded here:
- a CDS encoding ThiF family adenylyltransferase, which gives rise to MTLSSVPPPDVLLPAYPTLLPGIHVLERDGNEIQFGLDPRHGIIANGLPAPIVDSVRKLDGRRGLEDILLAVGEHRDQFHLLLKQLAALGLVTEAAKKSAKRVETGLWSLRARHYQPALMDRRWQSLIAVHGSGRIAVAVAALLAASGVGHLDIRASGRVNEADLGSGFTPAELGQPRQRAIRTVVARVAPDVTTARNQRRLPDLVLLTDTLVPPPEEVAELVDSATSHLPVRVWEGTGIVGPLVVPGRSACLRCCDLHRTDADLSWPRIATQLVGRIPRADLGAVHACASLAVAQAMRLLSPSETPPPAWNATLEIDNFDGKLHRKDWEPHPDCGCGAPVPVEEGPLLAEEASEEVLQET
- a CDS encoding ABC1 kinase family protein; the protein is MPRRGAARTAKLASLPLGIAGRAVGGWGKRLAGQSAEQVSATLSAKAAEQLFEVLGTLKGGAMKFGQALSVFEAAVPDDMAQPYREALTKLQSAAPPMPARQTHRVLAEQLGRSWVGRFSHFDDEPAAAASIGQVHRATWHDGREVAVKVQYPGADEALRSDLRQLQRFSRLFQAFVPGTDVKPLLTELAERMDEELDYLAEADNQRAFAKAFEGDPEFLIPRVVASAPKVVVSEWATGTPLAKIISDGDPATRNLAGRLLAEFHYSSPARANLLHSDPHPGNFMLTGDGRLCVIDFGGVAKLPHGIPRHLGEITRLALDGHSDELMRLLRENRFVRADSSLEADEVLAYLAPFTEPLAEPTFHFTRRWMQRQAGRVGDSRGNDFHVGRSLNLPPEYLMIHRVTAGSTGILCQLDAEIPARGIVERWQPGFAA